Proteins encoded within one genomic window of Episyrphus balteatus chromosome 1, idEpiBalt1.1, whole genome shotgun sequence:
- the LOC129906088 gene encoding protein anachronism isoform X1: MCRCLKIIAALCFISAGCLHSVNGIRSRRTSIEDQTVESVRVDMKDERVLRLFNLTADELKKRTESLAAAKAGSTIAPKDNQRFVNIKDYRFEDIRNRIQMAVNGHGTMSSENSDNIQHEMAAYPICNSNESSWQDDLNVTIRFSDSLFESKSNALYLESAILRLYKLNPNNTAEPTAPTKGCAEPNIDSQIRVTVSIVLRKNRREKKKRICNTLMMNVSQTGWVEIDIKRAIHIWETVERHRASSVLVGWLLIEVHDEEDRPKNAGLYFRPPKCDQADYAIPWNFYRSYSTLPTPFTDKVPTYPRIDIKLISSEAVLLPHNPDARPNSNLSRELYRISNHNSEESTTSITPTDNLLVPSDSTDIHRHRQRHARHHHHHSHNSTPNVDGSVPAAAGATAATGSTRSDMSSEEVGGHTSSDC, translated from the exons atgtgtcggtgtttgaaaattattgCCGCCTTGTGCTTTATCAGTGCGGGTTGTTTGCATAGTGTAAATGGTATACGATCGAGGAGAACCTCGATTGAAGATCAAACTGTCGAATCTGTTCGTGTTGATATGAAAGATGAACGTGTTCTACGATTATTTAATCTAACTGCTGATGAGTTGAAGAAGAGAACTGAAAGTTTGGCTGCCGCTAAAGCTGGATCCACAATTGCCCCGAAAGATAATCAACGTTTTGTTAATATTAAGGACTATAG atTTGAAGACATACGCAACAGAATTCAAATGGCTGTTAATGGTCATGGAACGATGTCAAGTGAAAATTCTGATAATATTCAACATGAAATGGCTGCTTATCCAATATGTAATTCAAATGAATCATCTTGGCAGGATGATCTGAATGTGACCATACGTTTTTCGGATAGTTTATTTGAATCGAAATCGAATGCATTGTATTTGGAAAGTGCGATTCTAAG ACTCTACAAACTTAATCCAAATAACACAGCTGAACCAACTGCTCCAACTAAAGGATGCGCTGAACCCAATATCGATTCTCAAATTCGTGTCACTGTGTCAATCGTACTCCGCAAAAATCGCCGAG AGAAAAAGAAGCGCATCTGTAACACTTTAATGATGAATGTCTCACAAACTGGCTGGGTTGAAATTGATATTAAGCGTGCCATTCATATTTGGGAAACTGTTGAACGTCATCGTGCCAGTTCGGTTCTTGTTGGCTGGTTATTAATTGAAGTTCATGATGAAGAAGATCGTCCAAAGAATGCTGGTCTTTATTTCAGACCACCTAAATGCGATCAGGCAG ATTATGCAATCCCCTGGAATTTTTACCGATCTTACTCAACTTTGCCTACACCTTTTACGGACAAAGTGCCCAC GTACCCAAGAATAGACATCAAATTAATAAGTTCTGAAGCCGTTTTACTACCCCATAATCCAGACGCTCGTCCAAATTCTAATCTCAGCCGTGAACTCTATCGCATTTCAAATCACAATTCAGAGGAATCAACCACATCAATAACACCCACAGACAATCTCCTAGTTCCATCAGATTCAACAGACATTCATCGACACCGACAACGACATGCcagacatcatcatcatcattcgcATAATTCGACTCCAAATGTTGACGGAAGTGTTCCTGCTGCTGCTGGTGCAACTGCTGCCACAGGAAGTACACGATCGGATATGTCGAGTGAAGAAGTCGGTGGTCATACGTCGTCAGATTGTTag
- the LOC129906088 gene encoding protein anachronism isoform X2, with the protein MCRCLKIIAALCFISAGCLHSVNGIRSRRTSIEDQTVESVRVDMKDERVLRLFNLTADELKKRTESLAAAKAGSTIAPKDNQRFVNIKDYRFEDIRNRIQMAVNGHGTMSSENSDNIQHEMAAYPICNSNESSWQDDLNVTIRFSDSLFESKSNALYLESAILRLYKLNPNNTAEPTAPTKGCAEPNIDSQIRVTVSIVLRKNRREKKKRICNTLMMNVSQTGWVEIDIKRAIHIWETVERHRASSVLVGWLLIEVHDEEDRPKNAGLYFRPPKCDQIMQSPGIFTDLTQLCLHLLRTKCPRTQE; encoded by the exons atgtgtcggtgtttgaaaattattgCCGCCTTGTGCTTTATCAGTGCGGGTTGTTTGCATAGTGTAAATGGTATACGATCGAGGAGAACCTCGATTGAAGATCAAACTGTCGAATCTGTTCGTGTTGATATGAAAGATGAACGTGTTCTACGATTATTTAATCTAACTGCTGATGAGTTGAAGAAGAGAACTGAAAGTTTGGCTGCCGCTAAAGCTGGATCCACAATTGCCCCGAAAGATAATCAACGTTTTGTTAATATTAAGGACTATAG atTTGAAGACATACGCAACAGAATTCAAATGGCTGTTAATGGTCATGGAACGATGTCAAGTGAAAATTCTGATAATATTCAACATGAAATGGCTGCTTATCCAATATGTAATTCAAATGAATCATCTTGGCAGGATGATCTGAATGTGACCATACGTTTTTCGGATAGTTTATTTGAATCGAAATCGAATGCATTGTATTTGGAAAGTGCGATTCTAAG ACTCTACAAACTTAATCCAAATAACACAGCTGAACCAACTGCTCCAACTAAAGGATGCGCTGAACCCAATATCGATTCTCAAATTCGTGTCACTGTGTCAATCGTACTCCGCAAAAATCGCCGAG AGAAAAAGAAGCGCATCTGTAACACTTTAATGATGAATGTCTCACAAACTGGCTGGGTTGAAATTGATATTAAGCGTGCCATTCATATTTGGGAAACTGTTGAACGTCATCGTGCCAGTTCGGTTCTTGTTGGCTGGTTATTAATTGAAGTTCATGATGAAGAAGATCGTCCAAAGAATGCTGGTCTTTATTTCAGACCACCTAAATGCGATCAG ATTATGCAATCCCCTGGAATTTTTACCGATCTTACTCAACTTTGCCTACACCTTTTACGGACAAAGTGCCCAC GTACCCAAGAATAG